A single Mixta calida DNA region contains:
- the ribD gene encoding bifunctional diaminohydroxyphosphoribosylaminopyrimidine deaminase/5-amino-6-(5-phosphoribosylamino)uracil reductase RibD, whose product MRDEEFMARALELARRGRFTTTPNPNVGCVIVRDGVIVGEGWHQRAGEPHAEVHALRMAGDRARGATAYVTLEPCSHHGRTPPCCDALIAAGISRVVAAMQDPNPEVAGRGLYRLQQAGINVSHGMMMAEAEALNRGFLKRMRTGFPFVQLKLGASLDGRTAMASGESQWITSPQARRDVQRLRAQSSAILSSSATVLADDPALTVRWDELGERIQADYPQENLRQPVRVVIDSQNRVTPQHRLLHQPGETWLARLEADESQPWPPTARQLRVPARDGRVDLVSLMMLLGKQQINHVWVEAGAQLAGALLTAGVVDELIVYLAPKLLGDGARGLCALPGLARLQDAPAFRFSEAVQVGPDLRLTLRPV is encoded by the coding sequence ATGCGTGATGAAGAGTTTATGGCGCGCGCGCTGGAGCTTGCGCGGCGCGGTCGTTTTACGACGACGCCTAATCCCAACGTCGGCTGCGTGATCGTGCGCGACGGCGTTATCGTCGGCGAAGGGTGGCATCAGCGCGCCGGCGAACCGCACGCTGAGGTGCATGCGCTGCGCATGGCGGGCGACCGCGCGCGGGGCGCCACCGCCTACGTGACGCTGGAGCCATGCAGCCATCATGGACGCACGCCGCCCTGCTGCGACGCGCTGATCGCTGCCGGGATAAGCCGCGTGGTGGCGGCGATGCAGGACCCGAATCCTGAAGTGGCCGGCCGCGGTCTTTATCGCCTGCAACAGGCGGGCATCAACGTCAGCCACGGCATGATGATGGCGGAAGCGGAAGCGCTGAACCGCGGCTTTTTGAAACGGATGCGCACCGGCTTTCCCTTCGTGCAGCTAAAATTAGGCGCGTCGCTGGATGGCCGTACGGCGATGGCCAGCGGCGAGAGCCAGTGGATAACTTCGCCGCAGGCGCGACGTGACGTGCAGCGCCTGCGCGCGCAGAGTTCGGCGATCCTCAGCAGCAGCGCGACCGTGCTGGCGGACGACCCGGCGCTGACGGTGCGCTGGGACGAGCTGGGCGAACGGATTCAGGCGGACTATCCGCAGGAGAATTTACGCCAGCCGGTGCGGGTGGTGATCGACAGCCAGAACCGCGTGACGCCGCAGCATCGGTTGCTGCATCAGCCGGGCGAGACCTGGCTGGCGCGCCTTGAGGCCGATGAGAGCCAGCCGTGGCCGCCGACGGCGCGACAGCTGCGCGTGCCGGCGCGCGACGGCCGCGTTGATCTGGTGTCGCTGATGATGCTGCTGGGCAAGCAGCAGATTAACCACGTGTGGGTAGAGGCGGGCGCGCAGCTGGCGGGCGCACTGCTGACAGCAGGCGTGGTGGACGAGCTGATCGTTTATCTGGCGCCGAAATTATTGGGCGACGGCGCGCGCGGCCTGTGCGCGTTGCCGGGCCTGGCGCGTTTACAGGATGCGCCAGCCTTTCGCTTTAGCGAGGCAGTGCAGGTGGGTCCCGATCTGCGCCTGACGCTCCGACCGGTTTAG
- the pgpA gene encoding phosphatidylglycerophosphatase A: MITLTRDKDLAKSRLRLSNPWHLLATGFGSGLSPYVPGTMGSLAAIPFWWLMAFLPPDIYSLLVMFGICIGVYLCHRTAKDMGVHDHGSIVWDEFIGMWITLMAIPAMTWQWVLAGFVIFRILDMWKPWPIRWFDRNVHGGMGIMVDDIIAGILSAVLLWWMGLHWPLF, from the coding sequence TTGATCACTTTGACGCGCGATAAAGATTTGGCGAAAAGCCGCCTGCGCCTGAGCAACCCGTGGCATCTACTGGCGACCGGCTTCGGCAGCGGCTTAAGCCCTTATGTGCCGGGCACCATGGGATCGCTGGCAGCAATTCCGTTCTGGTGGCTGATGGCCTTTCTGCCGCCGGATATCTATTCTCTGCTGGTGATGTTCGGCATCTGTATCGGCGTCTATCTTTGCCATCGCACGGCGAAAGATATGGGCGTTCACGATCACGGCAGCATCGTCTGGGATGAGTTTATCGGTATGTGGATCACGCTGATGGCGATTCCGGCAATGACCTGGCAATGGGTGCTGGCCGGTTTCGTGATTTTCCGCATACTGGATATGTGGAAACCCTGGCCGATCCGCTGGTTCGATCGCAACGTGCATGGCGGCATGGGAATTATGGTGGATGATATTATCGCCGGCATTCTTTCCGCCGTGCTGCTGTGGTGGATGGGTCTGCACTGGCCGCTATTTTGA
- the dxs gene encoding 1-deoxy-D-xylulose-5-phosphate synthase, protein MSFDTAKYPTLALADSVQELRQLPKEKLPALCDELRQYLLDSVSRSSGHFASGLGVVELTVALHYVYNTPFDHLVWDVGHQAYPHKILTGRRDRIGTIRQKGGLHPFPWRAESEYDVLSVGHSSTSISAGLGMAVAAGKEGKGRRTACIIGDGAITAGMAFEAMNHAGDIKADLLVILNDNEMSISENVGALNNRLAQILSGKTYARLREGGKKVLTGLPPIKELVRRTEEHLKGMVVPGTLFEELGFNYIGPVDGHDVLTLVHTLSNMRDLKGPQFLHIMTKKGKGYAPAENDPIAWHAVPKFDPASGALPKSAGGLPSYSTIFGNWLCETAAGDDKLMAVTPAMREGSGMVGFSRQYPGQYFDVAIAEQHAVTFAAGLAIGGYKPVVAIYSTFLQRAYDQLIHDVAIQQLPVLFAIDRGGIVGADGQTHQGAFDLAFLRCIPGMVIMTPSDENECRQMLYTGYHYQDGPSAVRYPRGTGTGATLEPLASLPLGKGVVKRQGEKLAILNFGTLLPEARAAAEALNATLVDMRFVKPLDESLVLEMAASHEALVTLEEGAIKGGAGSGVNELLMAKRVLAPVLNLGLPDEFIPQGTQEEIRHDYQLDAVGIQQQIERWLAQ, encoded by the coding sequence ATGAGTTTTGATACTGCAAAATACCCGACGCTGGCGCTTGCCGATTCCGTGCAAGAACTACGTCAACTGCCAAAAGAGAAACTGCCCGCGCTGTGTGATGAGCTGCGTCAGTACCTTCTGGACAGCGTAAGCCGCTCCAGCGGTCATTTTGCCTCCGGCCTCGGCGTGGTTGAACTGACCGTAGCACTACACTATGTCTATAACACCCCGTTCGACCATCTGGTCTGGGACGTGGGTCATCAGGCCTACCCGCATAAAATTCTGACCGGCCGCCGCGATCGCATCGGCACTATCCGGCAGAAAGGCGGCCTGCACCCCTTCCCGTGGCGCGCCGAGAGCGAGTATGACGTGCTGAGCGTCGGCCACTCCTCTACTTCTATCAGCGCGGGCCTCGGTATGGCGGTCGCCGCCGGCAAAGAGGGCAAAGGCCGCCGCACCGCCTGCATTATCGGCGACGGCGCGATCACCGCCGGCATGGCGTTCGAGGCGATGAACCACGCCGGGGATATCAAGGCCGACCTGCTGGTGATCCTGAATGACAATGAAATGTCGATTTCAGAAAACGTCGGCGCGCTGAACAATCGTCTGGCGCAGATCCTCTCCGGCAAAACCTATGCGCGTCTGCGCGAGGGCGGCAAAAAAGTGCTGACCGGCCTGCCGCCGATTAAAGAGCTGGTGCGTCGCACTGAAGAGCACCTGAAAGGCATGGTGGTGCCGGGCACGCTGTTCGAGGAGCTGGGCTTTAACTATATCGGTCCGGTGGACGGACACGACGTGCTGACGCTGGTGCATACGCTGAGCAACATGCGCGACCTGAAAGGTCCGCAGTTCCTGCATATCATGACGAAAAAGGGCAAAGGCTATGCGCCGGCGGAAAACGATCCGATCGCCTGGCATGCGGTGCCGAAGTTCGATCCCGCCAGCGGCGCGCTGCCGAAAAGCGCGGGCGGCCTGCCGAGCTACTCCACTATCTTCGGCAACTGGCTGTGTGAAACCGCCGCGGGCGACGATAAGCTGATGGCGGTGACGCCAGCGATGCGTGAAGGCTCCGGCATGGTCGGCTTTTCACGCCAGTATCCGGGACAATATTTCGACGTTGCCATCGCCGAACAGCATGCGGTTACCTTCGCCGCCGGGCTGGCGATCGGCGGCTACAAGCCGGTAGTGGCGATCTACTCCACTTTCCTGCAGCGCGCCTACGATCAGCTGATCCATGACGTCGCTATTCAGCAGTTGCCGGTGCTGTTCGCTATCGATCGCGGCGGCATCGTCGGCGCCGACGGGCAAACCCATCAGGGCGCCTTCGACCTCGCTTTCCTGCGCTGCATTCCGGGCATGGTGATCATGACGCCCAGCGACGAAAACGAATGCCGCCAGATGCTCTACACCGGCTATCACTATCAGGACGGTCCGAGCGCGGTGCGCTATCCGCGCGGCACCGGCACCGGAGCAACGCTGGAACCGCTGGCCTCGCTGCCGCTGGGCAAAGGCGTGGTGAAACGTCAGGGCGAAAAGCTGGCGATCCTGAACTTCGGCACGCTGCTGCCGGAAGCGCGGGCGGCGGCGGAAGCGCTGAACGCCACGCTGGTGGATATGCGTTTCGTGAAGCCGCTGGATGAGTCGCTGGTGCTGGAGATGGCAGCCAGCCATGAAGCGCTGGTGACGCTGGAAGAAGGCGCGATTAAAGGCGGCGCTGGCAGCGGCGTTAACGAGCTGCTGATGGCGAAGCGCGTGCTGGCGCCGGTGCTGAATCTCGGCCTGCCGGATGAGTTTATCCCGCAGGGCACCCAGGAAGAGATCCGTCATGACTACCAGCTTGACGCCGTCGGCATTCAGCAGCAGATCGAGCGCTGGCTGGCGCAGTAA
- the ribH gene encoding 6,7-dimethyl-8-ribityllumazine synthase — MKIIEAAVATPEAKVAIIIARFNNFINESLLDGAIDALKRIGQVKDENITVIWVPGAYELPMTARAVANAGKHDAVIALGTVIRGGTAHFEYVAGEASSGLASVAMNSDIPVAFGVLTTENIEQAIERAGTKAGNKGAEAALTALEMINVLKAIKA, encoded by the coding sequence ATGAAAATTATCGAAGCTGCTGTTGCCACGCCAGAGGCGAAAGTCGCCATCATTATCGCGCGTTTCAACAACTTCATTAATGAGAGCCTGCTGGATGGCGCGATCGACGCACTGAAACGCATCGGTCAGGTGAAAGATGAAAATATCACCGTTATCTGGGTGCCGGGCGCCTATGAATTACCGATGACGGCGCGCGCCGTCGCCAATGCCGGCAAGCACGACGCGGTTATTGCCTTAGGCACCGTGATCCGTGGCGGCACCGCGCACTTCGAATATGTTGCCGGCGAAGCCAGCTCTGGCCTTGCCAGCGTCGCGATGAACAGCGACATTCCGGTCGCCTTCGGCGTCCTGACCACGGAAAATATCGAGCAGGCGATTGAACGCGCCGGCACGAAAGCGGGCAACAAAGGTGCGGAAGCCGCACTGACCGCGCTCGAAATGATTAACGTATTGAAAGCCATTAAAGCCTGA
- the nusB gene encoding transcription antitermination factor NusB encodes MKPAARRRARECAVQALYSWQLSHNDIADIEYQFLAEQDVKDVDINYFRELLAGVATNSAYLDGLMKPYLSRQLEELGQVEKAILRVSLYELSKRSDVPYKVAINEGIELAKVFGAEDSHKFVNGVLDKAAPQIRPNKK; translated from the coding sequence GTGAAACCTGCTGCTCGTCGCCGCGCCCGTGAGTGTGCTGTCCAGGCGCTTTATTCCTGGCAGTTGTCCCATAATGACATTGCTGATATTGAATATCAGTTTCTCGCGGAACAGGATGTCAAAGACGTTGATATCAACTATTTCCGCGAGCTACTGGCTGGCGTTGCGACCAACAGCGCATACCTTGACGGTCTGATGAAGCCTTACCTGTCGCGCCAGCTGGAAGAGCTGGGACAGGTGGAAAAAGCTATCCTGCGCGTTTCTCTGTATGAACTGAGCAAGCGTAGCGATGTGCCCTATAAAGTGGCCATCAACGAAGGTATTGAGCTGGCAAAAGTATTTGGCGCTGAAGACAGCCATAAGTTTGTTAACGGCGTGCTGGACAAAGCCGCTCCGCAAATCCGCCCCAACAAGAAATAA
- the ispA gene encoding (2E,6E)-farnesyl diphosphate synthase: MDFAQLLAHYHERVNGALARFISPLPFQSSPLVNAMQYGALLGGKRLRPFLVYVVGDMLRVDAESLDAPAAAVECIHAYSLIHDDLPAMDDDSLRRGQPTCHIKFGEDTAILAGDALQTLAFSILADAPMRNVQPQDRIAMISELAQASGVAGMCGGQALDLAAEGEQIDLTALEAIHRHKTGALIRSAVRLGALAAGERGRHALPLLDRYANAIGLAFQVQDDILDVVGDTAVTGKQQGADQQLGKSTYPALMGLDNARQKAQALYQEALDALDQLTALSLDTTTLRALASFVIERDK; the protein is encoded by the coding sequence ATGGATTTCGCTCAATTACTCGCCCACTATCATGAACGGGTGAACGGCGCGCTGGCGCGCTTTATTTCTCCCCTGCCCTTTCAGAGTTCTCCTCTGGTTAATGCTATGCAATATGGGGCATTATTGGGCGGTAAAAGACTGCGCCCTTTTTTGGTTTATGTTGTCGGCGATATGCTGCGCGTTGATGCAGAGAGCCTTGATGCCCCCGCCGCCGCCGTTGAATGCATCCACGCCTATTCATTAATTCATGATGACCTTCCCGCCATGGATGATGATAGCCTGCGTCGTGGGCAACCTACCTGCCATATAAAATTTGGCGAGGATACCGCTATCCTGGCGGGCGACGCGTTGCAAACGCTGGCCTTTTCCATTCTTGCCGATGCGCCGATGCGCAACGTACAGCCGCAGGATCGCATCGCGATGATTTCCGAGCTGGCTCAGGCCAGCGGCGTGGCTGGCATGTGCGGCGGTCAGGCGCTGGATCTGGCGGCTGAAGGAGAGCAGATCGACCTGACGGCGCTGGAAGCGATTCATCGTCATAAAACCGGCGCCCTGATTCGATCTGCGGTACGGCTTGGCGCGCTGGCGGCAGGCGAACGCGGGCGTCATGCGCTGCCGCTGCTTGACCGCTATGCGAACGCTATTGGGCTGGCTTTCCAGGTGCAGGACGACATCCTCGACGTGGTAGGCGACACCGCCGTCACCGGTAAACAGCAGGGCGCCGACCAGCAGCTGGGAAAAAGCACCTACCCGGCGTTAATGGGGCTGGATAACGCCCGTCAGAAGGCCCAGGCGCTGTATCAGGAAGCGCTGGATGCGTTGGATCAACTGACCGCGCTTTCCCTGGATACGACCACGCTGCGTGCTCTGGCAAGCTTCGTAATCGAACGTGATAAATAA
- the xseB gene encoding exodeoxyribonuclease VII small subunit yields MPKKAEQPISFETSLQQLEQIVTRLESGDLPLEEALNEFERGVQLARVGQKTLQQAEQRVQILLNDDKDAALTPFTPDAE; encoded by the coding sequence ATGCCAAAAAAAGCCGAACAGCCGATCAGTTTTGAAACTTCCCTGCAGCAGCTGGAACAGATAGTCACCCGTCTGGAAAGCGGCGATCTGCCGCTGGAAGAGGCGCTGAACGAGTTTGAGCGCGGCGTGCAACTGGCCAGGGTAGGACAAAAAACGCTGCAGCAGGCGGAGCAGCGCGTGCAGATCCTGCTTAACGATGATAAAGACGCTGCCCTGACGCCTTTCACGCCGGACGCTGAATAA
- the thiL gene encoding thiamine-phosphate kinase yields the protein MSCGEFELIARYFNRVTSSRRDVEKGIGDDCALLNVPEKQTLAISTDTLVEGIHFLRDIHPADLGYKALAVNLSDLAAMGADPAWLTLALTLPDVDETWLKAFSDSLFELLDYYDMQLIGGDTTRGPRSLTLGIHGLVPAGRALRRSGARPGDWIYVTGTLGDSAAGLALLQHRMRITDPAAHEALIKRHLRPMPRILQGQALRNLASAAIDISDGLVSDLGHILKASECGARVNLDALPLSTVLRDHFDSEQALRWALSGGEDYELCFTVPEINRGALDVALGHLGVPYTCIGQLGPESEGLVLLQDGKPTTLNLKGFDHFDAR from the coding sequence ATGTCATGTGGCGAATTTGAACTGATCGCGCGTTATTTTAATCGCGTGACAAGCTCACGTCGCGATGTGGAAAAGGGTATCGGCGACGACTGCGCATTATTAAACGTGCCGGAAAAGCAGACCCTGGCCATCAGTACCGATACGCTGGTGGAAGGTATCCACTTCCTGCGCGACATTCATCCTGCCGATCTCGGTTATAAAGCGCTGGCGGTCAACCTGAGCGATCTGGCTGCTATGGGCGCCGATCCCGCCTGGCTGACGCTGGCGCTAACTTTGCCGGACGTGGACGAGACGTGGCTGAAAGCCTTCAGCGACAGCCTGTTTGAACTGCTGGATTATTACGATATGCAGCTGATCGGCGGCGACACCACGCGTGGGCCGCGCAGCCTGACGCTGGGCATTCACGGCCTGGTGCCTGCGGGCAGGGCGCTGCGACGCAGCGGCGCGCGGCCGGGCGACTGGATCTACGTTACCGGCACGCTGGGCGACAGCGCGGCGGGCCTGGCGCTGTTGCAGCATCGCATGCGCATTACCGATCCGGCGGCGCACGAGGCGCTGATTAAACGCCATCTGCGTCCCATGCCGCGTATTTTGCAGGGCCAGGCGCTGCGCAACCTCGCCAGCGCGGCCATCGACATCTCCGACGGGCTGGTATCCGATTTAGGCCACATCCTTAAAGCCAGCGAGTGCGGCGCCCGCGTTAACCTTGACGCGCTGCCGCTCTCCACCGTGCTGCGCGATCATTTTGACAGCGAGCAGGCGCTGCGCTGGGCGTTAAGCGGCGGCGAAGATTACGAGCTCTGCTTTACCGTGCCGGAGATTAACCGCGGCGCGCTGGATGTGGCGTTGGGGCATCTTGGCGTGCCCTATACCTGCATCGGCCAACTGGGGCCAGAGTCGGAAGGGTTGGTGCTGTTACAGGACGGGAAGCCGACGACACTCAATCTGAAAGGATTTGATCACTTTGACGCGCGATAA
- a CDS encoding GlxA family transcriptional regulator: MIKVLIIIPEGGMLFEAAGIAEILSHASRTGRFTGGGEAYQVSITAGKSNTAVKGFSGIRLSVNHYLSDLSVNAGWDTIIVTGRGMDKDERRLIANWLRQAEPYARRVVSICGGSLLLAESGLLDGRKATTHWQLLDVLKTGFPNVKVDEDSIYTRDGKIWTSAGVSAGFDLTLALIEEDYGFQHARSVAQDMVMFLKRPGGQSQFSRYVVNQAVQPGPVRDLQVWILENLAENLTIDSLASRVSMSPRNFVRVFTRETGTTPAKYVEAARLDAARALLEQSPLRIEQVATITGFKNVLKMRRAFERGLKLTPSEYRQRFGAEKLS; this comes from the coding sequence ATGATAAAAGTTCTTATTATTATTCCTGAAGGCGGCATGCTGTTTGAGGCCGCGGGGATTGCTGAAATTTTATCGCATGCCAGCCGCACCGGTCGGTTTACAGGCGGCGGAGAAGCCTACCAGGTGAGCATAACGGCGGGTAAAAGCAACACGGCGGTAAAAGGCTTTTCAGGCATTCGCCTCTCGGTTAATCATTACCTTTCCGATCTCAGCGTAAACGCGGGTTGGGACACGATAATTGTGACCGGTCGGGGTATGGATAAGGATGAACGTCGTCTGATAGCAAACTGGCTCAGGCAAGCTGAGCCTTATGCGCGTCGGGTGGTATCCATATGCGGTGGTTCATTGCTACTGGCTGAAAGTGGATTGCTGGACGGGCGCAAGGCAACCACGCATTGGCAGCTTCTGGATGTACTTAAAACCGGTTTTCCCAACGTAAAGGTGGATGAGGATTCTATTTATACCCGTGACGGTAAAATATGGACCTCGGCAGGCGTTAGCGCGGGATTCGATCTTACGCTGGCTCTGATTGAAGAAGATTACGGCTTTCAGCATGCACGTAGCGTTGCTCAGGATATGGTTATGTTCCTGAAGCGTCCCGGAGGGCAATCACAATTTAGCCGGTATGTGGTTAATCAGGCCGTTCAGCCTGGGCCCGTGCGCGATCTTCAGGTCTGGATACTGGAAAACCTTGCTGAAAATCTGACGATTGATTCTCTTGCCAGTCGAGTTTCGATGAGCCCGCGCAATTTCGTCCGCGTATTTACCCGCGAAACCGGCACCACCCCGGCAAAGTATGTTGAGGCTGCGCGACTGGATGCGGCAAGAGCGCTGCTTGAACAAAGCCCGTTAAGAATAGAGCAGGTAGCGACCATAACCGGTTTCAAAAATGTGCTGAAGATGCGCCGCGCCTTTGAGCGTGGACTGAAATTAACGCCTTCCGAGTACCGCCAACGCTTCGGCGCGGAAAAGTTGTCCTGA
- a CDS encoding epoxide hydrolase family protein: MMAIERFTIDIPQSQLDDLNLRLKNTRWPCWPVEETWGKGTPVNFMKPLVEYWREAFNWRKQEAELNRFAHYRSEVDGYPIHFIHMRGKGPSPVPLILTHGWPDSFIRYQRIIPRLTDPARFGGSPEEAFDVIVPSIPGFGFSSCPQPEGLNNAQVASLWLTLMTDILGYEKFYAAGGDLGSGVTRYLAAFYPERLTAIHLTDIGIVRDLMAHAEPETLTEEEQAYRRSAIRWISQEGGYMSIQATKPRTLAFGLNDSPAGLAAWIVEKFGSWSGCDEALFSRFSRDDILTNISLYWFTGSPAMSNNIYYENLHSLPPLQKSEVPTGIACFPADVLPPPRSWAEKNYNICRWRDMPRGGHFAAMEEPELYAEELIAFFRDYRKSF, from the coding sequence ATGATGGCTATAGAGCGCTTTACGATTGATATTCCGCAATCACAGCTTGATGATCTCAACCTCAGGCTTAAAAATACCCGGTGGCCTTGCTGGCCAGTTGAAGAAACCTGGGGGAAAGGCACACCGGTAAATTTTATGAAGCCGCTAGTGGAATACTGGCGAGAAGCATTTAACTGGCGTAAGCAGGAAGCCGAATTAAATCGTTTTGCTCATTACCGTAGCGAAGTAGATGGGTACCCTATCCATTTTATTCACATGCGAGGAAAAGGCCCCTCGCCTGTTCCCCTGATTCTTACGCATGGCTGGCCTGACTCATTTATACGTTATCAAAGGATTATCCCGCGGTTAACCGATCCAGCCCGCTTCGGCGGGAGCCCGGAAGAGGCTTTTGATGTTATCGTTCCCTCTATTCCAGGATTTGGTTTTTCTTCCTGTCCGCAGCCTGAAGGGCTCAATAACGCCCAGGTAGCCAGCCTGTGGCTAACGCTTATGACAGACATCCTCGGATACGAAAAATTTTATGCCGCTGGCGGCGACCTGGGTTCAGGCGTAACCCGTTACCTGGCAGCATTCTACCCTGAGCGCCTTACCGCAATACATCTTACGGATATCGGCATCGTAAGAGATTTGATGGCGCATGCGGAACCGGAAACGCTGACGGAAGAAGAACAGGCATATCGCCGCTCGGCGATTCGATGGATCAGCCAGGAAGGTGGCTATATGTCCATACAAGCCACCAAACCTCGTACCCTGGCCTTCGGGCTTAATGATTCGCCAGCCGGCCTTGCCGCATGGATAGTTGAAAAATTCGGGTCGTGGAGCGGTTGCGATGAAGCCCTGTTCAGCCGCTTCAGCAGGGATGACATCCTGACCAATATTTCGTTGTACTGGTTCACCGGCTCGCCAGCAATGTCCAACAATATCTATTATGAAAACCTCCATTCGCTTCCCCCGCTGCAAAAAAGCGAGGTGCCAACAGGCATAGCCTGTTTCCCTGCCGATGTTCTGCCGCCGCCGCGAAGCTGGGCAGAAAAAAATTACAATATCTGTCGCTGGAGAGACATGCCTCGCGGCGGTCATTTTGCCGCCATGGAAGAACCTGAGCTCTATGCGGAAGAACTCATCGCTTTTTTTCGTGACTACAGAAAATCGTTTTAG